In Luteitalea sp. TBR-22, one genomic interval encodes:
- a CDS encoding MBL fold metallo-hydrolase, giving the protein MQVLAHQLRYADGRFRGTSGVIATAVLEGPSGFALIDPGPSTDLAALEADLASGGLRLDDVEAVLLTHIHLDHAGAAGSIVKRAPRCRVYVHERGATHMAAPDKLIASATQIYGDQMDVLWGEFAAVPAANLQVLRGDEALTICGHAIEVAYTPGHAQHHVSYLHRASGIAFVGDTGGCRTSHMQSVMPPTPPPDIDVPTWHRSVGRILDWQPSALFLTHFGPVTAVVAHMAELLDRLEVMRGLARGLVDDAALSEQEREARFVEELRRVFRQQLNDTELRRLELGVPFPMCWGGLARAIRKGLA; this is encoded by the coding sequence ATGCAGGTCCTCGCTCACCAACTCCGCTACGCCGACGGCCGGTTCCGGGGCACGTCCGGGGTGATCGCCACGGCCGTCCTGGAGGGCCCCTCCGGCTTCGCCCTCATCGACCCCGGCCCCTCCACCGACCTGGCGGCGCTCGAGGCCGACCTCGCCTCGGGGGGACTCCGCCTCGACGACGTGGAGGCGGTCCTGCTGACGCACATCCACCTCGACCATGCCGGCGCAGCCGGGTCGATCGTGAAGCGGGCGCCCCGCTGCCGGGTGTACGTCCACGAGCGCGGCGCCACGCACATGGCCGCTCCGGACAAGCTCATCGCCAGCGCGACCCAGATCTACGGGGATCAGATGGACGTGCTGTGGGGCGAGTTCGCCGCCGTCCCGGCCGCCAACCTCCAGGTGCTGCGCGGTGACGAGGCGCTGACGATCTGCGGGCATGCGATCGAGGTGGCCTACACGCCCGGCCACGCCCAGCACCACGTGAGCTACCTGCATCGCGCTTCCGGGATTGCGTTCGTGGGCGACACCGGCGGGTGCCGGACGAGCCACATGCAGTCGGTGATGCCGCCGACACCGCCGCCCGACATCGACGTGCCGACCTGGCACCGCAGCGTCGGGCGCATCCTCGACTGGCAGCCGTCGGCGCTCTTCCTCACGCATTTCGGACCGGTGACCGCCGTCGTCGCACACATGGCCGAGCTGCTCGATCGCCTGGAGGTGATGCGCGGCCTCGCCCGTGGGCTGGTCGATGATGCGGCGCTGAGCGAGCAGGAGCGTGAGGCGCGGTTCGTCGAGGAACTGCGACGCGTGTTCCGGCAGCAGCTGAACGACACCGAACTGCGGCGCCTGGAGCTCGGTGTTCCCTTCCCCATGTGCTGGGGCGGACTGGCCCGCGCCATCCGGAAGGGTTTGGCGTAG
- a CDS encoding PQQ-binding-like beta-propeller repeat protein, translating to MPHMRPLALAGLLSASLAPTSASYLTQARPPAGAAVFAERCAPCHGADGRGGERGPDIVSTPDAARRTPDVIARLVREGVPGGGMPAVPLEPDDVRAVASHVRTLAEAARVAPTWPRVRLALRSGRAVEGLALAVGAADLTLLTASGDLVPVERADISREVALGRAPMPTLAPRADAPQPASGDWPTYNGDVGGNRHSRLAQVTPANVAGLRPAWTYAIPGARNLRTTPLVIGGVMYVTAPNEVHAVDAATGRQIWRVRQPRTPGVIGDAGAGVNRGVAVAGDRLFFVTDDARIVALHRGNGQVLWETRMADFKAHYGATSAPLVVGGLAISGVSGGDEGVRGFVAAFDIATGREVWRTWTVPTRGEPGSETWQGTALEHGCAATWLTGSYDAALDQVLWTTGNPCPDYNGDERKGDNLWSDSVLALDPRTGQRRWHFQFTPHDLNDWDAVQTVIAADLPWEGATRAVLLQANRNGFFYVLDRRTGQLLRATPFVRNLNWATGIGADGRPRRLLDMAPSVRGTTVCPSVEGATNWMSPSFDPARGLYFVQALERCSVFTKSSRGFEPGQSFYGGTTRRVPGETGGKVLRAIEVATGRIAWELPQVGDGDTWAGVLSTASGLVFTGEDDGAFTAVAAADGRRLWRFEANADWRGSPMTYLARERQHIAIAGGGVIYAFSLGSAAQR from the coding sequence ATGCCACACATGAGGCCGCTCGCCCTGGCCGGTCTGCTGTCGGCGAGCCTCGCGCCGACGTCGGCCTCCTACCTGACGCAGGCCCGACCACCGGCCGGGGCGGCAGTGTTCGCGGAACGCTGTGCGCCCTGCCACGGCGCCGACGGGCGCGGCGGCGAGCGCGGCCCCGACATCGTCAGCACGCCGGACGCCGCGCGTCGCACGCCCGATGTGATCGCGCGCCTCGTGCGCGAGGGCGTCCCGGGCGGGGGCATGCCTGCCGTGCCACTCGAACCCGACGATGTCCGCGCCGTGGCCAGCCATGTGCGGACGCTGGCCGAGGCGGCACGCGTCGCGCCGACCTGGCCACGCGTGCGCCTGGCCCTGCGGAGCGGCCGAGCGGTCGAGGGGCTCGCGCTGGCCGTCGGCGCGGCCGACCTCACGCTGCTGACCGCGTCGGGCGACCTCGTGCCGGTCGAGCGCGCCGACATCTCGCGGGAGGTCGCGCTCGGTCGGGCGCCGATGCCGACCCTCGCGCCTCGGGCCGACGCTCCGCAGCCCGCGTCGGGGGACTGGCCCACCTACAACGGCGACGTCGGCGGCAACCGGCACTCCCGCCTGGCGCAGGTCACGCCCGCCAACGTCGCCGGGCTGAGGCCGGCCTGGACCTACGCGATTCCGGGCGCTCGCAACCTGCGCACCACGCCCCTGGTGATCGGCGGGGTCATGTACGTCACCGCCCCCAACGAGGTCCACGCCGTCGACGCCGCGACCGGCCGGCAGATCTGGCGGGTGCGCCAACCGCGCACGCCGGGCGTGATTGGCGATGCCGGCGCCGGGGTGAACCGCGGCGTCGCCGTCGCGGGCGATCGCCTCTTCTTCGTGACCGACGACGCGCGGATCGTGGCGCTGCACCGCGGCAACGGACAGGTGCTGTGGGAAACACGGATGGCCGACTTCAAGGCCCACTACGGCGCCACGTCGGCCCCGCTGGTGGTCGGCGGCCTGGCGATCTCGGGCGTGTCGGGCGGCGACGAGGGCGTGCGCGGGTTCGTCGCCGCGTTCGACATCGCCACCGGGCGTGAGGTCTGGCGCACGTGGACGGTGCCGACGCGGGGTGAGCCGGGGTCGGAGACCTGGCAGGGCACGGCACTCGAGCACGGCTGCGCCGCGACCTGGCTGACCGGGTCGTACGACGCCGCCCTGGACCAGGTGCTGTGGACGACCGGCAACCCGTGCCCGGACTACAACGGCGACGAGCGCAAGGGCGACAACCTCTGGTCGGACTCGGTGCTGGCACTCGACCCGCGGACCGGCCAGCGGCGATGGCACTTCCAGTTCACGCCGCACGACCTCAACGACTGGGATGCGGTGCAGACGGTGATCGCCGCCGACCTGCCGTGGGAGGGCGCCACCCGCGCGGTGCTGCTGCAGGCCAATCGCAACGGCTTCTTCTACGTGCTCGATCGCCGCACCGGGCAGTTGCTGCGGGCCACCCCGTTCGTCCGCAACCTCAACTGGGCGACGGGCATCGGCGCCGACGGCCGCCCGCGGCGCCTGCTCGACATGGCCCCGAGCGTGCGCGGCACGACCGTCTGCCCGTCGGTGGAGGGCGCGACCAACTGGATGTCGCCGTCGTTCGACCCGGCCCGCGGCCTGTACTTCGTGCAGGCGCTCGAGCGCTGCAGCGTGTTCACGAAGTCGTCGCGCGGGTTCGAGCCCGGGCAATCGTTCTACGGCGGCACGACGCGTCGCGTGCCTGGCGAGACCGGCGGCAAGGTGCTGCGGGCCATCGAGGTGGCGACGGGCCGCATCGCGTGGGAGCTGCCGCAGGTCGGCGACGGCGACACCTGGGCCGGCGTGCTGTCCACCGCGTCGGGCCTCGTGTTCACGGGCGAGGACGACGGCGCGTTCACGGCCGTCGCCGCGGCCGACGGGCGCCGCCTGTGGCGCTTCGAGGCCAACGCCGACTGGCGCGGGTCGCCGATGACCTACCTGGCCCGCGAGCGCCAGCACATCGCGATCGCCGGCGGCGGCGTCATCTACGCGTTCTCGCTGGGAAGCGCGGCACAGAGGTAG
- a CDS encoding amidohydrolase/deacetylase family metallohydrolase, which produces MRRAVMFALLGLFVSPLAAQGPADYDFLIKGGRVIDPRNGLDAVRDVAIKDGKVAAVSADIPAARAMKAVNARGLLVTPGLIDLHVHVYPGEKLRDYAGGDWSIFPDGFTLRSCVTTVNDAGTSGWRNFPDFKRRIIDESKTRVVAFLNIVGNGMGSGPIEQDAADMDGEATAAMALQHKGVIVGIKSAHYNGADWKPYEQAVIAGTKANVPVMIDFGGNVRAGRTLMDLFMKYLRPGDIFTHMYGGARGEQDATTKGPSAAMVAGRKKGIIFDVGHGGASFRYSAAVPMMKAGFLPDSISTDLHTSSMNSAMKDMLNVMGKFMAMGEPLVEVIRQSTWNPARQIRLESLGHLSVGAPADVAVLRLEQGRFGFVDPVGGRIDASQRLQCELTVRDGKVVYDLNGLIADPWEKLPGDARGGDPKWDRTRGH; this is translated from the coding sequence ATGCGCAGAGCCGTGATGTTTGCCCTCCTGGGGCTGTTCGTATCGCCCCTCGCTGCCCAGGGGCCGGCCGACTACGACTTCCTGATCAAGGGCGGCCGCGTGATCGACCCGCGCAACGGCCTCGACGCCGTGCGCGACGTGGCGATCAAGGACGGGAAGGTCGCGGCGGTCTCGGCCGACATCCCGGCGGCGCGGGCGATGAAGGCCGTCAACGCCAGGGGCCTGCTGGTCACGCCCGGCCTGATCGACCTGCACGTGCACGTCTACCCGGGCGAGAAGCTGCGTGACTACGCGGGCGGTGACTGGAGCATCTTCCCCGACGGCTTCACGCTGCGCAGCTGCGTGACCACCGTCAACGACGCGGGCACCTCGGGCTGGCGCAACTTTCCCGACTTCAAGCGCCGCATCATCGACGAGTCGAAGACGCGCGTCGTCGCCTTCCTCAACATCGTCGGCAACGGCATGGGATCGGGGCCGATCGAGCAGGATGCCGCCGACATGGACGGCGAGGCCACCGCGGCGATGGCGCTGCAGCACAAGGGCGTGATCGTCGGCATCAAGAGCGCGCACTACAACGGCGCCGACTGGAAGCCGTACGAGCAGGCCGTGATCGCCGGCACGAAGGCCAACGTGCCGGTGATGATCGACTTCGGCGGCAACGTCCGTGCCGGACGCACGCTGATGGACCTGTTCATGAAGTACCTGCGGCCGGGCGACATCTTCACGCACATGTACGGCGGCGCGCGGGGCGAGCAGGACGCCACCACGAAGGGACCCAGCGCGGCGATGGTGGCGGGGCGGAAGAAGGGCATCATCTTCGACGTCGGCCACGGCGGCGCGAGCTTCCGCTACTCGGCGGCCGTGCCGATGATGAAGGCGGGCTTCCTGCCCGACTCGATCTCCACCGACCTGCACACCAGCAGCATGAACTCGGCGATGAAGGACATGCTCAACGTCATGGGCAAGTTCATGGCGATGGGCGAGCCGCTCGTCGAGGTGATCCGGCAGTCGACGTGGAACCCGGCCCGGCAGATCAGGCTCGAGTCGCTCGGACACCTGTCGGTGGGCGCGCCAGCCGACGTCGCGGTGCTGCGCCTCGAGCAGGGGCGCTTCGGCTTCGTGGATCCGGTGGGTGGACGCATCGATGCCTCGCAGCGCCTGCAGTGCGAGCTGACCGTCCGCGACGGCAAGGTGGTCTACGACCTCAACGGCCTCATCGCCGATCCCTGGGAAAAGCTGCCGGGAGACGCCCGTGGCGGCGACCCCAAGTGGGATCGGACGCGCGGCCATTAG
- the pruA gene encoding L-glutamate gamma-semialdehyde dehydrogenase, giving the protein MSDATVASLSARRRVPPTVNEPIRSYAPGTPERASLKARLASMATEHVDIPVIVNGKEYRTGDTATVVMPHAHQHVLGTWHKATPELVQEAVAATASAREEWSRWPWEDRVAVFLRAAELLSTTWRDTLNAATMLGQSKTAFQSEIDAACELIDFFRFGALFAQELYGEQPVSEKGVWNQTDYRPLEGFIYAVSPFNFTAIGGNLSGAPAMAGNTVIWKPAQTAMLSGYYVMKLLEAAGLPPGVINFVPGDPIPISDALLSHRDLGGVHFTGSTTVFNSMWKTIGGNMGRYRSYPRIVGETGGKDFIMAHPSADVDALAVAIVRGAFEYQGQKCSACSRVYIPQSLWAGVRDRMVAMMADIRVGDVRDFRNFMGAVIDERSFTKIGGYLDEARAAGTIVAGGEASRDTGYFVSPTLVKVDDPGHRILCEEIFGPVVAAYVYPDDQYVETMKIVDGTSPYALTGAIFANDRQAIRLAHTHLRNAAGNFYINDKCTGAVVGQQPFGGARGSGTNDKAGSKLNLLRWVSPRSIKETFVPPTAYQYPFMGEE; this is encoded by the coding sequence ATGTCCGACGCCACCGTCGCCAGTCTCTCGGCGCGCCGCCGCGTGCCGCCCACCGTCAACGAGCCGATCCGCAGCTACGCCCCCGGTACGCCGGAGCGGGCCTCGCTCAAGGCGCGGCTGGCCAGCATGGCCACCGAGCACGTCGACATCCCGGTCATCGTCAACGGCAAGGAGTACCGCACGGGCGATACCGCCACGGTCGTCATGCCGCACGCGCACCAGCACGTGCTCGGCACCTGGCACAAGGCGACGCCCGAGCTCGTCCAGGAGGCCGTGGCTGCCACGGCCAGCGCCCGCGAGGAGTGGAGCCGCTGGCCCTGGGAGGACCGCGTCGCCGTGTTCCTCCGTGCCGCGGAACTGCTCTCGACGACGTGGCGCGACACGCTCAACGCCGCGACGATGCTCGGGCAGAGCAAGACGGCATTCCAGTCCGAGATCGATGCGGCCTGCGAGCTGATCGACTTCTTCCGCTTCGGCGCGCTCTTCGCGCAGGAGCTGTACGGCGAGCAGCCGGTCAGCGAGAAGGGCGTCTGGAACCAGACCGACTACCGGCCGCTCGAGGGCTTCATCTATGCGGTGAGCCCGTTCAACTTCACGGCGATCGGCGGCAACCTGTCGGGCGCCCCGGCGATGGCCGGCAACACCGTCATCTGGAAGCCGGCGCAGACGGCGATGCTGAGCGGCTACTACGTGATGAAGCTGCTCGAGGCCGCCGGCCTGCCGCCCGGGGTCATCAACTTCGTGCCCGGCGACCCGATTCCGATCTCGGATGCGCTGCTCTCGCATCGCGACCTCGGCGGCGTGCACTTCACGGGCAGCACGACGGTCTTCAACAGCATGTGGAAGACCATCGGCGGCAACATGGGCCGCTACCGGTCGTACCCGCGCATCGTCGGCGAGACGGGCGGCAAGGACTTCATCATGGCGCACCCGTCGGCCGACGTGGACGCGCTGGCCGTGGCGATCGTGCGCGGCGCCTTCGAGTACCAGGGCCAGAAGTGCTCGGCGTGCAGCCGCGTCTACATCCCGCAGTCGCTGTGGGCCGGCGTGCGTGACCGCATGGTCGCGATGATGGCCGACATCCGGGTGGGCGACGTGCGCGATTTCCGCAACTTCATGGGCGCGGTGATCGACGAGCGCTCGTTCACCAAGATCGGCGGCTACCTCGACGAGGCCCGCGCGGCCGGCACGATCGTCGCCGGCGGCGAGGCGTCGAGGGACACCGGCTACTTCGTGTCGCCGACGCTGGTGAAGGTCGACGACCCCGGCCACCGCATCCTCTGCGAGGAGATCTTCGGACCGGTGGTCGCCGCCTACGTGTACCCGGACGACCAGTACGTGGAGACGATGAAGATCGTCGACGGCACCTCGCCGTACGCGCTGACGGGCGCCATCTTCGCCAACGATCGCCAGGCGATCCGGCTCGCCCACACGCACCTGCGCAATGCCGCCGGCAACTTCTACATCAACGACAAGTGCACAGGCGCGGTGGTCGGCCAGCAGCCGTTCGGCGGTGCGCGCGGGTCGGGCACCAACGACAAGGCCGGCAGCAAGTTGAACCTGCTGCGCTGGGTGAGCCCGCGGTCGATCAAGGAGACCTTCGTGCCGCCGACCGCCTACCAGTACCCGTTCATGGGCGAGGAGTGA
- a CDS encoding arylsulfatase, with amino-acid sequence MSTVRLGRALALLLLVFVAAAAQARAQATAPRPNIVLIYLDDLGYGDVSANGSTTIRTPNMDRIAKEGLRFTSGYATSGTCTPSRFSLLTGKYAWRQAGTGVLPGNAALVIDPARTTLASMLRKAGYHTGVVGKWHLGLGGPGGPDWNTNIAPGPNQVGFAYSFIMAATGDRVPTVYVEDGKVVGLDPADPIRVDYEKKVGDWPTGKENPALLTTQRPSHGHDQTIVNGVSRIGYMTGGKAALWRDQDMGDTFLRKAISYVEAHQREPFFLFYATHEPHVPRVPHERFVGSSGMGPRGDAIMQADWGVGQLLDTLDRLKLADNTIVILTSDNGPVVDDGYVDQAVEKLGAHKPAGPLRGGKYSRFEAGTRVPFFLRWPARVKPGVSDALVSQVDFLGSFAALVRQSIPQGDGPDTGNQLAALLGEDRRGRDHVVEHSGALAIREGRWKYIEPSKGPRMSAQTNTELANDPAPQLYDLSTDLGETKNLAAEQPERVQALAAKLARVKAGQ; translated from the coding sequence ATGTCCACAGTCCGATTGGGGCGGGCCCTCGCCCTTCTCCTCCTCGTGTTCGTCGCGGCGGCGGCCCAGGCGCGCGCGCAGGCCACGGCCCCGCGTCCCAACATCGTCCTGATCTACCTCGACGATCTCGGCTACGGCGACGTGTCGGCCAACGGCAGCACCACGATCCGGACGCCGAACATGGACCGGATCGCGAAGGAGGGGCTGCGCTTCACGAGCGGCTACGCCACCTCGGGCACCTGCACGCCGTCGCGGTTCTCGCTGCTCACGGGCAAGTACGCGTGGCGGCAGGCGGGCACGGGCGTGCTGCCCGGCAACGCCGCCCTGGTCATCGACCCGGCGCGGACGACGCTGGCCTCCATGCTGCGCAAGGCCGGCTACCACACCGGCGTGGTCGGCAAGTGGCACCTCGGCCTCGGCGGCCCCGGCGGCCCCGACTGGAACACGAACATCGCGCCCGGGCCGAACCAGGTCGGCTTCGCGTACAGCTTCATCATGGCCGCGACCGGCGATCGCGTCCCGACCGTGTACGTCGAGGACGGCAAGGTCGTCGGACTCGATCCGGCCGACCCGATCAGGGTGGACTACGAGAAGAAGGTCGGCGACTGGCCGACCGGCAAGGAGAACCCGGCGCTGCTCACCACGCAGCGACCGAGCCACGGGCACGATCAGACGATCGTCAACGGCGTCAGCCGCATCGGCTACATGACGGGCGGCAAGGCGGCCCTCTGGCGCGACCAGGACATGGGCGACACGTTCCTGCGCAAGGCCATCTCGTACGTCGAGGCGCACCAGCGCGAGCCGTTCTTCCTCTTCTACGCCACCCACGAGCCGCACGTCCCGCGCGTGCCGCACGAGCGCTTCGTCGGGTCGTCGGGCATGGGGCCGCGCGGCGACGCCATCATGCAGGCCGACTGGGGCGTCGGCCAGTTGCTGGACACCCTTGATCGCCTGAAGCTGGCCGACAACACCATCGTGATCCTCACCAGCGACAACGGTCCGGTCGTCGACGATGGGTACGTGGATCAGGCGGTGGAGAAGCTGGGGGCACACAAGCCGGCCGGACCCCTCCGGGGTGGCAAGTACAGCCGGTTCGAGGCCGGCACCCGCGTGCCGTTCTTCCTGCGCTGGCCGGCGCGCGTCAAGCCGGGCGTGAGCGACGCGCTCGTGTCGCAGGTGGACTTCCTCGGGTCGTTCGCGGCGCTGGTACGGCAGTCGATCCCGCAGGGGGATGGCCCCGACACGGGCAACCAGCTGGCGGCCCTGCTCGGCGAGGATCGCCGCGGCCGCGACCACGTGGTGGAGCACTCGGGCGCGCTGGCGATCCGCGAGGGCCGCTGGAAGTACATCGAGCCCAGCAAGGGGCCGCGCATGAGCGCCCAGACCAACACCGAGCTGGCCAACGATCCGGCCCCGCAGCTCTACGACCTCTCGACCGACCTCGGCGAGACGAAGAACCTGGCCGCCGAGCAGCCGGAGCGCGTGCAGGCGCTGGCCGCGAAGCTGGCGAGGGTCAAGGCGGGGCAGTAG
- a CDS encoding M61 family metallopeptidase, with amino-acid sequence MSLRRAALLLLTLLLTRPAGAQQAIEYTVSVPSPDQRWLQVDVRFPARAGTPLEIRMARSSPGRYATHEFGKNVYQFEARGEGDAALAVEQLAPAQWRVTPRGSSVQIRYRLFADHVDGTYAAVDGTHAHLNAPATFAWAPALPDTPIRVRFTQPPGRTWRVSTQLFPTDDPLVFTAPNLQYFMDSPVEFSAHAVREFTVARPSGKPATIRLAVHHLGTDAQLDAYAQDVEKIVREQAAIFGELAPYDGGTYTFLMDYLPWADGDGMEHRNSTVCSSSGSLGDGASRLAGTASHEFFHSWNVERIRPASLEPFDFSRANMSGELWLAEGFTSYYGMLAMIRAGLVAQDAGVSQFGMFVNGVLHAPGTQFRSAADMSRLAPYVDAAAAIDATNWENTFVSYYTYGAAIGLGLDLALRERSNGAVTLDHFMRQMWKVHGAPGGKAPGYVARPYTIADAQAALAVVSGDAAFAEDFFRRHVRGTEPLPYKRLLAAAGYELRTRETPPTLGPVRLQARQGRMIVASNTLSTSQVYKAGLGKDDTVVSLNGTAIAQAGDWERVLSTLTPGTEVELVFESRGEKKTAKVVVEKNDRLEIVPMDARTPQQEALRSGWLSSKR; translated from the coding sequence ATGTCGCTGCGTCGCGCTGCCCTGCTCCTGCTCACGCTGCTGCTGACCCGCCCCGCAGGCGCCCAGCAGGCCATCGAGTACACGGTGTCGGTCCCCTCGCCCGATCAGCGGTGGCTGCAGGTCGACGTCCGCTTCCCGGCCAGGGCGGGCACGCCGCTCGAGATCCGCATGGCGCGCTCGTCGCCGGGACGGTACGCGACGCACGAGTTCGGCAAGAACGTCTACCAGTTCGAGGCGCGCGGTGAGGGCGACGCGGCCCTCGCGGTGGAGCAGCTCGCGCCGGCCCAGTGGCGGGTCACGCCCCGGGGCTCGTCGGTGCAGATCCGCTACCGGCTGTTCGCCGATCACGTCGACGGCACCTACGCCGCGGTGGACGGCACGCACGCCCACCTGAACGCGCCCGCGACGTTCGCCTGGGCGCCGGCGCTGCCCGACACGCCGATCCGGGTACGGTTCACGCAGCCGCCCGGGCGCACCTGGCGCGTCTCGACGCAGCTGTTCCCGACCGACGATCCGCTGGTGTTCACGGCCCCGAACCTGCAGTACTTCATGGACTCGCCGGTGGAGTTCAGTGCGCACGCCGTACGCGAGTTCACCGTCGCCCGCCCGTCGGGCAAGCCGGCGACGATCAGGCTCGCGGTGCACCACCTCGGCACCGATGCCCAGCTCGACGCCTATGCGCAGGACGTTGAGAAGATCGTTCGCGAGCAGGCGGCGATCTTCGGCGAGCTCGCGCCCTACGACGGCGGCACGTACACCTTCCTGATGGACTACCTGCCGTGGGCCGACGGCGACGGCATGGAGCACCGCAACAGCACGGTGTGCTCGTCGTCGGGCTCGCTCGGTGACGGCGCGTCCCGCCTCGCCGGCACGGCCTCCCACGAGTTCTTCCACTCGTGGAACGTCGAGCGCATCCGCCCGGCCTCGCTCGAGCCCTTCGACTTCAGCCGAGCCAACATGTCGGGCGAGCTGTGGCTGGCCGAGGGATTCACGAGCTACTACGGCATGCTGGCGATGATCCGCGCCGGCCTGGTCGCGCAGGACGCCGGCGTGTCGCAGTTCGGGATGTTCGTCAACGGCGTGCTGCACGCGCCGGGCACGCAGTTCCGGTCGGCCGCCGACATGAGCCGCCTTGCGCCGTACGTTGACGCCGCGGCGGCCATCGACGCGACCAACTGGGAGAACACGTTCGTCTCGTACTACACGTACGGCGCGGCGATCGGCCTGGGTCTCGACCTCGCGCTGCGCGAGCGGAGCAACGGCGCGGTGACCCTGGACCACTTCATGCGGCAGATGTGGAAGGTCCACGGCGCGCCCGGCGGCAAGGCGCCGGGCTACGTGGCCCGGCCGTACACCATCGCCGACGCACAGGCCGCGCTGGCCGTCGTCAGTGGCGACGCCGCCTTCGCCGAGGACTTCTTCCGGCGCCACGTCAGGGGCACCGAGCCGCTGCCATACAAGCGACTGCTGGCCGCCGCCGGCTACGAGTTGCGCACGCGGGAGACGCCGCCGACCCTCGGCCCCGTCCGCCTGCAGGCCCGGCAGGGCCGGATGATCGTCGCCAGCAACACGCTGTCGACCAGCCAGGTCTACAAGGCCGGCCTCGGCAAGGACGACACGGTCGTGTCGCTCAACGGCACCGCCATCGCGCAGGCCGGCGACTGGGAGCGGGTGCTGTCGACGCTCACGCCGGGCACCGAGGTCGAACTGGTGTTCGAGTCGCGCGGCGAGAAGAAGACGGCGAAGGTCGTCGTGGAGAAGAACGACCGGCTCGAGATCGTCCCGATGGACGCGCGCACGCCGCAGCAGGAAGCGCTACGGTCGGGGTGGTTGTCGTCGAAGAGGTAG
- a CDS encoding ABC transporter permease produces MSSKAPEGVPLSRVLTIAAAEFEQAVRSRAFLVGLLAVPLLMALAFGIQALTARRDTSERRFGVVDRTGVLGPALVEAAREHNAREISPTGRRTGPSFLPELVPPGGQDADALRLALSERVRRGELFAFVEIPADVLTAADEAPHLQYHTEYPTYQALPDWLRREASRAVADRRLSSLGADPAVARRLLEPIPLDRKGLVVRTATGEVSVAEKVDAVRAFAMPAIAMFMLFGLVMSSAPQLLNSVIEEKTSRISEVLLGSVGAFHLMLGKLLGSVAVTMVLAVLYVGGGLLMAAQADYFGVIQWGLLPWFALFLVIAVFLYGAMFIAIGAACSEVKDAQGMMMPALILAMFPIFLWLQVAQNPDSAMSVGFSLFPFAAPYLMLLRIAIPPGPPAWQVAIALTGSIAATVAMVWAAGRILRVGLLMQGKTANYRDMWKWIRAK; encoded by the coding sequence ATGTCGTCGAAGGCGCCTGAGGGCGTGCCGCTGTCGCGTGTCCTGACGATCGCGGCCGCCGAGTTCGAGCAGGCGGTGCGCAGCCGCGCCTTCCTCGTGGGGCTGCTCGCCGTGCCGCTGCTGATGGCGCTCGCCTTCGGCATCCAGGCGCTCACGGCCCGACGCGACACGTCGGAACGCCGCTTCGGGGTCGTCGACAGGACCGGGGTGCTCGGCCCGGCGCTCGTCGAGGCGGCGCGCGAGCACAACGCGCGCGAGATCTCTCCGACCGGGCGCCGCACCGGCCCCAGCTTCCTGCCGGAACTCGTGCCGCCCGGCGGGCAGGATGCCGATGCGCTCCGACTGGCGCTGTCGGAACGCGTCCGGCGGGGCGAGCTCTTCGCGTTCGTGGAGATCCCGGCCGACGTGCTCACGGCGGCCGACGAGGCGCCTCACCTGCAGTACCACACGGAGTACCCCACCTATCAGGCGTTGCCGGACTGGCTGCGCCGCGAGGCGAGCCGGGCGGTGGCCGACCGTCGGCTGTCCAGCCTCGGGGCCGATCCCGCCGTGGCGCGACGCCTGCTGGAGCCGATCCCGCTCGATCGCAAGGGGCTCGTCGTCCGGACCGCGACCGGCGAGGTGTCGGTCGCCGAGAAGGTCGACGCCGTGCGCGCGTTCGCCATGCCGGCCATCGCGATGTTCATGCTGTTCGGCCTGGTGATGTCGTCGGCGCCGCAGTTGCTCAACAGCGTCATCGAGGAGAAGACGAGCCGCATCAGCGAGGTGCTGCTCGGGTCGGTGGGCGCGTTCCACCTGATGCTCGGCAAGCTGCTGGGCAGCGTCGCCGTGACCATGGTGCTGGCAGTGCTGTACGTCGGCGGCGGCCTGCTGATGGCGGCGCAGGCCGACTACTTCGGGGTCATCCAGTGGGGCCTGCTGCCCTGGTTCGCGCTGTTCCTGGTGATCGCCGTGTTCCTGTACGGGGCGATGTTCATCGCGATCGGCGCGGCGTGCAGCGAGGTCAAGGACGCGCAGGGGATGATGATGCCGGCGCTGATCCTGGCGATGTTCCCGATCTTCCTCTGGCTACAGGTCGCGCAGAACCCCGACAGCGCGATGTCGGTGGGCTTCTCGTTGTTTCCCTTCGCCGCGCCGTACCTGATGCTGCTGCGCATCGCGATCCCGCCCGGGCCGCCGGCCTGGCAGGTGGCGATCGCCCTCACCGGGTCGATCGCCGCCACGGTGGCGATGGTGTGGGCGGCCGGCCGCATCCTCCGGGTGGGCCTGCTCATGCAGGGCAAGACGGCCAACTACCGCGACATGTGGAAGTGGATTCGGGCGAAGTAG